The following coding sequences lie in one Zingiber officinale cultivar Zhangliang chromosome 2B, Zo_v1.1, whole genome shotgun sequence genomic window:
- the LOC122048511 gene encoding disease resistance protein RPM1-like, translating into MSTKDRKTITWKQFYNSMEFKDNEMLVHMSGVLVLDFYDLPSNLKLCYLCWCAIFPDNCVIKKNWLIRLWVAKVFVEGKPGILTMEEIAEDNMDELVRANLIPVAIADEMGRTKACRVHVLMREISFAATRDKLHTSPIYPEEHQEIPCDMDSAASFVKMSPNLMLLKVLELRNLAITHVRDVVADLFNLRYFSLR; encoded by the exons ATGTCGACCAAAGATAGGAAAACTATAACTTGGAAGCAATTCTACAATAGCATGGAGTTCAAGGACAACGAGATGCTCGTCCACATGTCAGGTGTTTTGGTGCTCGACTTTTATGATCTACCATCCAATCTCAAGCTGTGCTACTTGTGTTGGTGTGCCATCTTCCCCGACAACTGCGTTATCAAGAAAAATTGGCTAATAAGGTTGTGGGTGGCAAAAGTATTTGTGGAGGGAAAGCCAGGAATATTAACAATGGAGGAAATAGCAGAGGATAACATGGATGAGCTGGTCAGAGCTAACCTTATTCCAGTAGCAATTGCAGACGAAATGGGAAGAACAAAAGCTTGTCGAGTCCATGTCTTGATGAGAGAAATATCCTTCGCTGCAACCAGAGATAAGCTCCACACGTCGCCTATCTATCCAGAAGAGCATCAAGAAATCCCCT GTGACATGGACTCTGCTGCTTCTTTTGTGAAAATGTCCCCCAATTTAATGCTCTTGAAGGTATTAGAATTGAGGAATCTTGCTATTACCCATGTCCGAGATGTAGTGGCTGATCTATTTAATTTGAGGTACTTCAGCTTGAGGTGA